One Alligator mississippiensis isolate rAllMis1 chromosome 12, rAllMis1, whole genome shotgun sequence DNA window includes the following coding sequences:
- the LRRC26 gene encoding leucine-rich repeat-containing protein 26 yields MASLSCRGALLTSLLLLYPLLCAACPAVCSCSSGEVDCRDRALHFVPSGLPTNASAVLLGYNRIARLKAHTFLQQGSLLYLSLHGNVLVSIHSQALAGLWALQELDLSNNFLVVLTAETFLPLPSLTTLNVGSNQLAQLAPDVPRTLPQLQALFLHNNALRSLDTGFFENLPAVRLLTLGGNPWACSCSIWPLFLWLTHNRDKIQEENLTVCRFPELLNQFPIAALDNASFSHCQESPLHPHDYAFFLLIGPASFLGSIIICILTGCLVVACNKLSKDPYPRQRAPRPRMTLPQQ; encoded by the exons atggccagcttgagttGTCGGGGAGCCCTGCTgacctctctcctcctcctgtaCCCactcctctgtgctgcctgcccagctgtttgcagctgctcCTCAGGGGAAGTGGACTGCCGTGACCGTGCCTTGCACTTTGTGCCCAGTGGCCTGCCCACCAATGCCAGCGCAGTGCTACTGGGTTATAACCGCATCGCCAGGCTCAAGGCTCACACCTTCCTGCAGCAGGGGTCCTTGCTGTACCTCAGTCTGCATGGCAATGTGCTGGTGAGCATCCACAGCCAGGCGCTTGCAGGGCTTTGGGCACTGCAGGAGCTGGACCTGAGCAACAACTTCCTCGTGGTGCTCACAGCAGAAACCttcctgccactgcccagcctcacAACACTCAATGTGGGCAGCAACCAGctggcccagctggccccagATGTGCCGCGCACCTTGCCCCAACTCCAGGCTCTGTTTCTGCACAACAATGCTCTACGGTCCCTGGACACTGGCTTCTTTGAGAACCTGCCTGCTGTACGCTTGCTGACACTTGGGGGCaacccctgggcatgcagctgtTCCATCTGGCCCCTCTTCCTCTGGCTCACCCACAACAGGGACAAGATCCAAG AGGAGAATCTGACCGTGTGCCGATTCCCAGAGCTGCTCAACCAGTTTCCCATTGCAGCCCTTGACAATGCCTccttcagccactgccaggagAGCCCACTGCATCCACACGACTATGCTTTCTTCCTGCTCATTGGCCCAGCCTCCTTCCTAGGCAGCATCATCATCTGCATCCTAACTGGCTGCCTGGTTGTGGCGTGCAACAAGCTGAGCAAAGACCCTTACCCTCGGCAAAGAGCCCCACGACCCAGGATGACACTGCCCCAGCAGTAA